From one Triticum aestivum cultivar Chinese Spring chromosome 4B, IWGSC CS RefSeq v2.1, whole genome shotgun sequence genomic stretch:
- the LOC123093875 gene encoding stem 28 kDa glycoprotein, with amino-acid sequence MAMARTPTLLLIVAAALLAASCSAWEANIRMPTSVDEAVVAPLIHALRPLLGSGKHAGVECDSWVLGVEAHNVRDWKTVPASCEGYVGHYMLGKHFRRDSKIVIDQAVAYVDSLKLAGNGKEVWVFDVDETTVSNLPYYAKHGFGATPFNATSFNAYVLEGSAPALPETKRLYNKLRSVGIKPVFLTGRTEDQRAITITNLRRQGISGWMNLLLKQPGFKGSAVTYKSGERQKLQDAGYIIVGNIGDQWSDILGAPEGARTFKLPDPMYYIG; translated from the exons ATGGCGATGGCTAGGACACCGacgctcctcctcatcgtcgccgCGGCTCTCCTCGCGGCCTCATGCAGCGCATGGGAGGCCAACATCCGGATGCCGACGTCCGTGGACGAGGCGGTGGTGGCGCCGCTGATCCACGCGCTCCGGCCGCTGCTGGGCTCCGGCAAGCACGCCGGAGTGGAGTGCGACAGCTGGGTGCTGGGCGTGGAGGCGCACAACGTGCGGGACTGGAAGACGGTGCCCGCCAGCTGTGAGGGCTACGTCGGCCACTACATGCTCGGTAAGCACTTCCGCCGTGACTCCAAGATCGTCATCGACCAGGCCGTCGCCTACGTCGACAGCCTCAAGCTCGCCGGCAACGGCAAGGAGGTGTGGGTCTTCGACGTCGACGAGACCACGGTCTCCAACCTCCCCTACTACGCCAAGCACGGCTTCGG GGCTACACCTTTCAACGCGACGAGCTTCAACGCATATGTGCTGGAGGGGAGCGCACCAGCACTACCGGAGACAAAGAGGCTGTACAACAAGCTGCGCTCGGTCGGCATTAAGCCGGTTTTCCTCACCGGACGGACCGAGGACCAGAgggccatcaccatcaccaacCTCCGCCGCCAGGGGATCTCCGGGTGGATGAACTTGCTGCTGAAGCAGCCCGGCTTCAAGGGCTCTGCTGTGACCTACAAGTCCGGCGAGAGGCAAAAATTGCAGGACGCCGGGTACATCATAGTCGGCAACATCGGCGATCAGTGGAGCGACATCCTCGGCGCGCCCGAGGGCGCCCGTACCTTCAAGCTCCCCGACCCCATGTACTACATTGGCTAG
- the LOC123093874 gene encoding stem 28 kDa glycoprotein produces the protein MAKARTTTTTLLLVAAALLVASCSAWEVNIRMPTSAADVDEAVVAPLIHALRPLLGSGKHAGVACDSWVLGVEAHNVRDWKTVPASCESYVGHYMLGSHFRRDSKIVIDQALAYVDSLKLAGNGKEVWVFDIDETTLSNLPYYAKHGFGATPFNATSFNAYVREGSAPALPETKRLYNKLRSVGIKPVFLTGRTEDQRAITVTNLRRQGISGWMNLLLKQPGFKGSAVTYKSGERQKLQDAGYVIVGNIGDQWSDILGAPERARTFKLPDPMYYIG, from the exons ATGGCAAAGGCCAGGACAACGACGACgacgctcctcctcgtcgccgcggCTCTCCTCGTGGCCTCCTGCAGCGCGTGGGAGGTCAACATCCGCATGCCGACCTCGGCCGCGGACGTGGACGAGGCCGTGGTGGCGCCGCTGATCCATGCGCTGCGGCCGCTGCTGGGCTCCGGCAAGCACGCCGGAGTGGCGTGCGACAGCTGGGTGCTGGGCGTGGAGGCGCACAACGTGCGGGACTGGAAGACCGTGCCCGCCAGCTGCGAGAGCTACGTCGGCCACTACATGCTCGGCAGCCACTTCCGCCGTGACTCCAAGATCGTCATCGACCAGGCCCTCGCCTACGTCGACTCCCTCAAGCTCGCCGGCAACGGCAAGGAGGTGTGGGTCTTCGACATCGACGAGACAACCCTCTCCAACCTCCCTTACTACGCCAAGCACGGCTTCGG GGCTACACCGTTCAACGCGACGAGCTTCAACGCATACGTGCGGGAGGGGAGCGCGCCCGCGCTGCCGGAGACGAAGCGGTTGTACAACAAGCTGCGCTCGGTCGGTATCAAGCCAGTGTTCCTCACCGGCCGGACCGAGGACCAGAGGGCCATCACCGTCACCAACCTCCGCCGCCAGGGCATCTCCGGGTGGATGAACCTGCTGTTGAAGCAACCCGGCTTCAAGGGCTCCGCGGTGACCTACAAGTCCGGTGAGAGGCAGAAGCTGCAGGACGCCGGGTACGTCATCGTCGGCAATATCGGCGACCAGTGGAGTGACATCCTCGGCGCGCCTGAGCGGGCCCGCACTTTCAAGCTGCCAGACCCCATGTACTACATCGGCTAG